A genome region from Hevea brasiliensis isolate MT/VB/25A 57/8 chromosome 7, ASM3005281v1, whole genome shotgun sequence includes the following:
- the LOC110634890 gene encoding isoprene synthase, chloroplastic, producing the protein MATELLCLPRPFSSSAQKLYRFPLQRAFHLRLHGTPMTLQVRCSVANENSSLTESRRSANFQPNIWSYDYLQSLKNDHSVETYKDKATRPEQEVRSMITNEKTELLSVLDLIDTVQRLGLGYRFESEIRKALERFVSLGGLDVERIDSLHATALSFRLLREHGFEVSPDVFMKFKDEYGNFKECLKEDIKAMLSLYEASYLAFEGETILDEANSFTRLHLKRLKEKESNHIVEQLNHELELPLHRRTQRLEALWSIDAYSKREDANRALLELAVMDFNMVQSHLQKDLRDLSRWWRTMGLATKLNFARDRLMESFFWAVGMIFEPQYSSCRKGLTKAAALLTLFDDVYDVYATLDELELLTDAIQRWDVNAINNLPDYLKLCFLALYNTVNEMAYENLKEKGINILPYLTNAWADMCNAFLQEAKWFYKKSTPSYEEYLENAWISSSGPLLLVHANCLISDSITEQEAEGLEKYHDLLRWPSTIFRLCNDLVSASAELESSETANSIVCYMNDNGLSEELASKQMRNLIDEIWKKMNKERVENSIFAKPFIETAFNLARIAHCTYQYGDGYSAPDERSRKRVSSVIIEPLSLNDR; encoded by the exons ATGGCGACTGAACTGCTGTGCTTGCCACGTCCATTCTCATCATCAGCACAAAAACTATACAGATTTCCCTTGCAAAGAGCCTTTCATCTCCGTCTCCATGGCACTCCCATGACTCTGCAAGTACGTTGCTCGGTGGCCAACGAAAATTCCAGTTTAACGGAGTCTAGAAGGTCGGCCAACTTTCAGCCTAACATATggagttatgactatttgcagTCCTTGAAGAATGATCATTCG GTTGAGACGTACAAAGATAAGGCAACTAGGCCGGAGCAAGAGGTGAGAAGTATGATTACCAATGAAAAAACAGAGTTGCTCTCTGTTCTTGACTTGATTGATACAGTCCAAAGGCTAGGATTGGGGTACCGTTTcgagtccgagataaggaaagcCCTTGAAAGATTTGTGTCTTTAGGCGGACTTGATGTGGAAAGAATTGATAGCCTACATGCTACTGCTCTTAGTTTCAGGCTCCTCAGAGAACATGGTTTTGAGGTCTCTCCAG ATGTGTTTATGAAATTCAAGGATGAATATGGGAATTTCAAGGAGTGCCTCAAAGAGGACATTAAGGCAATGTTGAGTCTGTATGAAGCTTCATATCTTGCGTTTGAAGGAGAAACAATATTGGATGAggccaattcattcacaagatTACATCTAAAAAGGCTCAAAGAAAAAGAAAGCAATCACATTGTAGAACAGTTGAATCATGAATTAGAGCTTCCTTTGCATCGTAGAACGCAGCGATTGGAGGCTCTGTGGAGTATTGATGCATACAGTAAAAGGGAAGATGCTAATCGAGCACTGCTTGAGCTTGCTGTAATGGATTTCAACATGGTGCAGTCACATCTCCAAAAAGATCTTCGAGACCTGTCAAG GTGGTGGAGGACCATGGGTCTTGCAACCAAGCTGAACTTTGCTAGAGACAGATTAATGGAGTCCTTCTTTTGGGCAGTAGGGATGATTTTTGAACCACAATACAGCAGTTGCCGTAAAGGTCTAACAAAAGCGGCTGCATTACTAACGCTTTTTGATGATGTGTATGATGTTTATGCTACTTTGGATGAGTTGGAACTGCTTACAGATGCTATTCAAAG ATGGGATGTCAATGCAATCAACAATCTTCCAGATTATCTGAAGCTGTGCTTTTTAGCTCTGTATAATACTGTTAATGAGATGGCTTATGAAAACCTTAAGGAGAAAGGAATAAACATTCTTCCATACCTTACAAATGCA TGGGCTGATATGTGCAACGCATTCCTACAAGAAGCAAAATGGTTTTACAAAAAGTCCACACCATCATACGAGGAGTATCTTGAAAATGCATGGATCTCTTCATCAGGGCCCCTTCTATTAGTTCATGCCAATTGCTTGATAAGTGACAGTATCACAGAGCAGGAGGCTGAAGGCTTAGAAAAGTACCATGATCTCTTGCGCTGGCCTTCCACCATCTTTCGGCTGTGCAACGATTTGGTTTCTGCATCG GCCGAATTAGAAAGCAGTGAAACTGCAAATTCTATTGTGTGCTACATGAATGACAATGGTCTTTCTGAGGAACTTGCAAGTAAGCAAATGAGGAATTTGATTGATGAAATCTGGAAGAAGATGAACAAAGAAAGAGTTGAGAACTCTATATTTGCAAAACCTTTTATTGAAACAGCATTTAACCTTGCTCGCATAGCCCATTGTACATATCAGTATGGAGATGGGTATAGTGCTCCAGATGAACGATCAAGGAAACGTGTATCATCGGTGATAATTGAGCCTCTTTCGCTCAATGATCGATAA